One window from the genome of Oceanisphaera sp. IT1-181 encodes:
- the cas7e gene encoding type I-E CRISPR-associated protein Cas7/Cse4/CasC: MSKFIQLHLLTSYAPSNLNRDDLGRPKTARMGGSERLRVSSQSLKRNWRVSDLFEQSLGENIGTRTKRLGTQVFNQLTELGTAEKQAKAWAIEIAGVFGKGKKDSLDIEQLAHISPEEMQAVTSLATTLATENRGPDKEELALLRRNASAVDIALFGRMLASSPEFNCEAACQVAHAISVHGVAVEEDYFTAVDDLNNADSDLGAAHIGEAAFAAALFYSYVCIDKELLVNNLGGDLELANKAIAALVEAAVKVSPKGKQNSFASRAYASFVLAEKGDQQPRSLSVAFLKPISGENQAEDAVQVLQRQADNFDKVYGACADGRYSVNATTGEGSFEQLKTFIAD, encoded by the coding sequence ATGAGTAAATTTATTCAACTGCACTTATTAACATCTTATGCTCCCTCTAACTTAAATCGCGATGATCTGGGTCGGCCCAAAACCGCGCGTATGGGTGGCAGTGAGCGATTGAGAGTGAGCTCACAAAGTCTGAAGCGTAACTGGCGTGTTTCTGACTTATTTGAACAGTCATTAGGCGAAAACATTGGTACACGTACCAAGCGATTAGGTACACAAGTATTTAATCAATTAACCGAGCTGGGCACGGCAGAAAAGCAAGCTAAGGCATGGGCAATAGAAATAGCTGGTGTCTTTGGCAAGGGGAAAAAAGACAGTTTAGACATTGAGCAGCTAGCTCATATCAGCCCAGAAGAAATGCAAGCTGTTACGTCACTGGCGACTACCTTGGCAACAGAGAATCGCGGACCAGATAAGGAAGAGTTGGCTTTGCTACGTCGTAATGCCAGCGCGGTTGATATTGCACTGTTCGGTCGTATGCTCGCATCCTCTCCTGAATTTAATTGCGAGGCGGCCTGCCAAGTGGCTCATGCGATTAGTGTGCATGGCGTCGCGGTAGAGGAAGATTACTTCACGGCCGTTGATGATCTTAATAATGCAGATAGTGATTTAGGTGCCGCTCACATCGGCGAGGCCGCCTTTGCTGCTGCCTTATTTTATAGCTATGTCTGCATCGATAAAGAGCTGTTAGTGAATAACCTAGGTGGCGATTTGGAATTAGCCAACAAGGCAATTGCCGCCTTGGTTGAAGCCGCCGTTAAAGTGTCGCCTAAGGGTAAGCAAAACAGCTTTGCGTCTCGTGCCTATGCGTCGTTTGTGTTGGCCGAGAAGGGTGATCAACAGCCTCGCTCGTTATCGGTCGCTTTTTTAAAACCAATTAGCGGCGAGAATCAAGCAGAAGATGCGGTGCAGGTGTTACAACGTCAGGCGGATAACTTCGATAAAGTCTACGGTGCTTGCGCCGACGGTCGTTACTCCGTGAATGCCACCACCGGTGAAGGCAGCTTCGAACAGCTAAAGACATTTATTGCTGATTAA
- the cas5e gene encoding type I-E CRISPR-associated protein Cas5/CasD, whose protein sequence is MEYLVFRLYGPLASWGEAAVGGDRPSGLTPTRSAVLGMIAAGLGIKRENTERLNALRLSIGVAIKSYSTGSLVRDYHTAQVPSQDKKRRFYTRKDELSIAKEKLNTVLSSRDYRSDGYWVVAIWQQPDKAFSLAEIKKGLVKPAFTPYLGRKACPLAAPLFPQFIESDLKSALDCEFPPILQTDEQDKRWLGIGSYVTYLWQGQADALGCYEGVQSRNVWDEPISRMPWQFGMRQEHQLTMVEE, encoded by the coding sequence ATGGAATATCTGGTATTTCGCTTATATGGACCATTAGCCAGTTGGGGAGAAGCGGCGGTAGGGGGAGACAGGCCTTCGGGTCTGACTCCCACCCGATCCGCGGTGCTGGGAATGATAGCCGCCGGGCTTGGCATCAAGCGTGAAAATACAGAGCGTTTAAATGCGCTGCGTCTAAGCATCGGCGTCGCCATAAAGTCTTACTCAACGGGTAGCTTAGTCAGGGATTATCATACGGCTCAGGTGCCCTCTCAAGATAAAAAACGTCGTTTTTATACCCGTAAAGATGAGCTTAGTATCGCGAAAGAAAAGTTGAACACGGTATTGTCTAGCCGTGATTATCGTAGTGATGGCTACTGGGTGGTCGCCATTTGGCAACAACCAGACAAAGCGTTCTCTTTAGCTGAGATTAAGAAAGGGCTCGTTAAACCGGCATTTACTCCCTACTTAGGGAGGAAAGCTTGTCCTTTAGCAGCTCCTCTATTTCCTCAATTCATTGAGTCTGATCTGAAGTCTGCTCTAGATTGTGAGTTTCCACCGATATTACAGACAGATGAGCAAGATAAACGCTGGTTAGGAATAGGATCTTATGTGACCTACTTATGGCAAGGACAGGCCGATGCCTTGGGTTGTTATGAAGGAGTGCAAAGCCGTAACGTATGGGATGAACCCATTAGTCGAATGCCGTGGCAGTTTGGTATGCGCCAAGAGCATCAACTGACGATGGTGGAGGAATAA